In Anopheles gambiae chromosome 2, idAnoGambNW_F1_1, whole genome shotgun sequence, a single window of DNA contains:
- the LOC1274881 gene encoding acetyl-CoA carboxylase isoform X3 produces MLKRRASKRFVLAETGEESTWNTTADNEQIMAASSQQPPPPVINLETAVPSGSTSASSSFSEDNSGGVGGNISGPTAALLHDGGAGGDGLKVPLANTLHLSVSGGLKPSMSHGTGLGLQRGQERDFVLSTTEEFVKKFNGTRVINKVLIANNGIAAVKCMRSIRRWSYEMFKNERAVRFVVMVTPEDLKANAEYIKMADHYVPVPGGSNNNNYANVELIVDIALRTQVQAVWAGWGHASENPKLPELLHKKNLVFLGPPERAMWALGDKVASSIVAQTAEIPTLPWSGSELKAQYSGKKIKISSELFARGCVTTSDQGLVAAGKIGFPVMIKASEGGGGKGIRRVDSPDEFPALFRQVQAEVPGSPIFVMKLARGARHLEVQLLADQYGNAISLFGRDCSIQRRHQKIIEEAPAVIADPAVFEEMERAAVRLAKMVGYVSAGTVEYLYDSEGKYFFLELNPRLQVEHPCTEMVADVNLPACQLQIGMGVPLYRIKDIRLLYGESPWGSTVIDFDCPSQKPRPWGHVIAARITSENPDEGFKPSSGTVQELNFRSSKNVWGYFSVAASGGLHEFADSQFGHCFSWGENRQQARENLVIALKELSIRGDFRTTVEYLITLLETNSFLDNTIDTAWLDALIAERVQSDKPDIILGVVCGALHIADRKVTDAFASFKGSMEKGQIQAANTLTNVVDVELIAEGVRYKVQAAKSGPNTYFLVMNGSFKEVEVHRLSDGGMLLSLEGSSYTTYMKEEVDRYRIVIGNQTCVFEKENDPSLLRSPSAGKVISLLVEDGAHVSKGQAYAEIEVMKMVMTLKANEAGTVTFVRRPGAVLDAGTLIGHLELDDPSLVTKAQPYKNPWPVSEHVQIPEKLNRIHSCYKTILENTLAGYCLPDPYNAPRLREIIEKFMLSLRDPSLPLLELQEVIASISGRIPVSVEKKIRKLMQLYERNITSVLAQFPSQMIASVIDSHAATLQKRADRDVFFLTTQGIVQLVQRYRNGIRGRMKAAVHELLKQYYAVESQFQHGHYDKCVAAIREKHKDDMDVVVGTIFSHSQVAKKNLLVTLLVDHLWANEPGLTDELAATLSELTSLNRAEHSRVALRARQVLIAAHQPAYELRHNQMESIFLSAVDMYGHDFHPENLQRLIQSETSIFDILHDFFYHSNRAVCNAALEVYVRRAYTSYELTCLQHLELSGEVPLVHFQFLLPTAHPNRYNSEGNDPDAIPDSFMRTGCMAAFDSFEHFNQYSDEILDLLEDYASPVFVNPKVLEAVDGGDSDRRMSTSINVSISDQVNRAVESEAAAPRPSDAIHILSIAVRDMGDMEDHQMEQVFGSFCNLHREELLSRRVRRITFAALKKRQFPKFFTYRARDQFEEDRIYRHLEPACAFQLELNRMKTYDLEALPTANQKMHLYLGRAKVPKGQEVTDFRFFIRSIIRHSDLITKEASFEYLQNEGERVLLEAMDELEVAFSHPQAKRTDCNHIFLNFVPTVIMDPAKIEESVTKMVMRYGPRLWKLRVLQAELKMVIRQTPQSPTTSVRLCIANDSGYFLDIAMYTEVTDPETHVIKFQAYGSRQGPLHGLPISSPYMTKDFLQQKRFQAQSNGTTYVYDIPDMFRQMTERLWKEFSKARPTEDIRIPEKILLECNELVLNGDTLEEIQRLPGENNVGMVAWRIVLATPEFANGREIIVIANDLTYLIGSFGPQEDLLFYKASELSRQRKCPRIYISVNSGARIGLAEEVKSLFKVAWEDPEEPEKGFKYLYLTTDDYSKIANSNSVRAILIEDEGEPRYKITDIIGKTDGLGVENLRYAGMIAGETSRAYEDVVTISMVTCRTIGIGSYLVRLGQRVIQIDNSHIILTGFAALNKLLGRKVYASNNQLGGIQIMYNNGVTHKTETLDLDGVYTILHWLSYIPNARGGILPIVSPSDPIERMIDFTPTKAPYDPRWMLAGRYNPANPSDWETGFFDRGTFAEIMEPWAQTVVTGRAKLGGIPVGVIAVETRTVEVTIPADPANLDSEAKTFQQAGQVWFPDSSFKTAQAIKDFGREELPLIILANWRGFSGGQKDMYEQIVKFGAYIVDGLREYKQPVIVYLPPNAELRGGAWAVLDPTINPRYMETYADPESRAGVLEPEGIVEVKYKEKDIVKTIHRLDPTVLELKNQLAAAGENKELVAELENKIKARTNALLQNYHPVAVHFADLHDTPERMLEKGCISEIVPWRNSRTWIYWRMRRLLLEEHFIKQILEAQEGLSVGQAKSMLRRWFVEDMGATEAYRWEANESAVEWLENQKRTDSTVLRNIYAVKKDAIISQIQESLSDCPEAALDAIVGLCQSLSPAQRGEVVKTLAQLDFNDKEHTSLG; encoded by the exons ATGTTGAAGAGAAGAGCGAGCAAACGATTCGTGCTGGCAGAAACCGGTGAGGAAAGCACCTGGAACACGACCGCAGATAATGAGCAAATAATGGCAGCGTCGTCACAGCAACCGCCGCCACCGGTGATCAACCTGGAGACGGCGGTCCCGAGCGGCAGCAccagcgccagcagcagcttcagcgaGGACAACAGTGGTGGAgttggtggcaacatcagcggcccGACCGCCGCCCTGCTGCACGATGGTGGAGCCGGTGGCGATGGGCTCAAGGTGCCGCTGGCCAACACGCTGCATCTGTCCGTGTCCGGTGGTTTAAA gcCAAGTATGTCCCATGGCACGGGACTGGGACTGCAGCGTGGCCAGGAACGTGACTTTGTGCTATCGACGACGGAGGAGTTCGTTAAGAAATTTAACGGTACGCGTGTGATCAACAAG GTGCTGATCGCAAACAATGGTATCGCGGCGGTCAAGTGCATGCGCTCGATCCGCCGCTGGTCGTACGAGATGTTCAAGAATGAGCGCGCGGTCCGGTTCGTGGTGATGGTGACGCCCGAAGACCTGAAGGCGAACGCCGAGTACATCAAGATGGCGGACCATTACGTGCCCGTGCCGGGCGgctcgaacaacaacaactacgcGAACGTGGAGCTGATCGTGGACATTGCGCTGCGCACGCAGGTGCAGGCGGTGTGGGCCGGCTGGGGCCACGCGTCCGAAAACCCGAAGCTGCCGGAGCTGCTGCACAAGAAGAATCTGGTGTTTCTGGGGCCGCCGGAACGGGCCATGTGGGCGCTCGGCGACAAGGTAGCGTCCTCGATCGTGGCGCAGACGGCCGAAATTCCCACACTGCCGTGGTCGGGCTCGGAGCTGAAGGCTCAGTACAGCGGGAAGAAGATCAAGATTTCGAGCGAGCTGTTTGCGCGCGGCTGCGTGACCACGTCCGACCAGGGACTGGTGGCGGCGGGTAAGATCGGCTTCCCGGTCATGATCAAGGCGTCCGAGGGCGGCGGTGGCAAGGGCATCCGGCGCGTCGACTCGCCGGACGAGTTCCCCGCCCTGTTCCGGCAGGTGCAGGCGGAGGTGCCCGGGTCGCCGATCTTCGTGATGAAGCTGGCGCGCGGCGCCCGCCATCTCGAGGTGCAGCTGCTGGCCGACCAGTACGGCAATGCGATCAGCCTGTTCGGGCGCGACTGCTCGATCCAGCGCCGGCACCAGAAGATCATCGAGGAGGCGCCGGCCGTCATCGCCGATCCGGCCGTGTTCGAGGAGATGGAGCGGGCGGCGGTGCGGCTGGCGAAGATGGTCGGGTACGTGAGCGCGGGCACGGTCGAGTACCTGTACGACTCGGAGGGCAAGTACTTCTTCCTCGAGCTGAACCCCCGGCTGCAGGTGGAGCATCCGTGCACGGAGATGGTGGCGGACGTGAATCTGCCCGCCTGCCAGCTGCAGATCGGCATGGGCGTGCCGCTGTACCGCATCAAGGACATCCGGCTGCTGTACGGCGAGAGCCCGTGGGGCAGCACCGTGATCGACTTCGACTGTCCGAGCCAGAAGCCACGGCCGTGGGGCCACGTCATCGCGGCCCGCATCACGTCGGAAAATCCGGACGAAGGGTTCAAGCCGAGCTCGGGCACGGTGCAGGAGCTGAACTTCCGCTCGAGCAAGAACGTGTGGGGATACTTCAGTGTGGCGGCGTCCGGCGGGCTGCACGAGTTTGCCGACTCGCAGTTCGGCCATTGCTTCTCGTGGGGCGAGAACCGGCAGCAGGCGCGTGAGAATCTCGTGATCGCGCTGAAGGAGCTCTCGATCCGCGGTGACTTCCGGACGACGGTCGAGTATCTGATCACGCTGCTGGAGACGAACAGCTTCCTGGACAACACGATCGACACGGCCTGGCTGGATGCGCTCATCGCCGAGCGGGTGCAGTCGGACAAGCCGGACATCATACTCGGTGTGGTGTGCGGTGCGCTGCACATTGCCGACCGCAAGGTGACGGATGCGTTCGCCAGCTTCAAGGGCTCGATGGAGAAGGGCCAGATACAGGCGGCCAACACGCTGACGAACGTGGTCGACGTGGAGCTGATCGCGGAGGGCGTGCGGTACAAGGTGCAGGCCGCCAAGAGCGGGCCCAACACGTACTTTCTCGTGATGAACGGGTCGTTCAAGGAGGTGGAGGTGCACCGGCTGTCCGACGGGGGGATGCTGCTGTCGCTCGAAGGCTCCAGCTACACGACCTACATGAAGGAGGAGGTCGATCGGTACCGCATCGTGATCGGCAACCAGACGTGCGTGTTCGAGAAGGAGAACGATCCGTCGCTGTTGCGGTCGCCGTCGGCCGGCAAGGTGATCAGCCTGCTGGTGGAGGACGGTGCGCACGTCTCCAAGGGCCAGGCGTACGCGGAAATCGAAGTGATGAAGATGGTGATGACGCTGAAGGCGAACGAGGCGGGCACGGTAACGTTTGTGCGCCGCCCGGGGGCCGTACTGGATGCGGGCACCCTCATCGGACACCTCGAGCTGGACGATCCGTCGCTCGTGACGAAGGCGCAGCCGTACAAGAACCCGTGGCCGGTCAGCGAGCACGTGCAGATACCGGAAAAGCTGAACCGCATCCACTCGTGCTACAAAACGATCCTGGAGAACACGCTCGCCGGCTACTGTCTGCCGGACCCGTACAATGCGCCCCGGCTGCGCGAGATTATCGAAAAGTTTATGCTCAGCTTGCGCGACCCgtcgctgccgctgctcgAGCTGCAGGAGGTGATTGCCTCGATCTCGGGCCGCATACCCGTGTCGGTGGAGAAGAAGATCCGCAAGCTGATGCAGCTGTACGAGCGCAACATTACGAGCGTGCTGGCCCAGTTCCCGTCGCAGATGATCGCGAGCGTGATCGATAGCCACGCGGCCACGCTGCAGAAGCGGGCCGACCGGGACGTGTTCTTCCTCACCACGCAGGGCATCGTGCAGCTGGTGCAGCGCTACCGCAACGGCATTCGGGGGCGCATGAAGGCGGCagtgcacgagctgctgaagcAGTACTACGCGGTCGAGTCGCAGTTCCAGCACGGCCACTACGACAAGTGTGTGGCGGCGATACGGGAAAAGCACAAGGACGACATGGACGTGGTGGTGGGCACGATCTTTTCCCACAGCCAGGTGGCGAAGAAGAACCTGCTCGTGACGCTGCTGGTCGACCATCTGTGGGCGAACGAGCCGGGGCTGACGGACGAGCTGGCCGCTACGCTGAGCGAGCTGACGTCGCTCAACCGGGCGGAACACTCGCGGGTGGCGCTGCGCGCCCGCCAGGTGCTGATCGCGGCCCACCAGCCCGCGTACGAGCTGCGCCACAATCAGATGGAGTCGATCTTCCTGTCCGCGGTCGACATGTACGGGCACGACTTCCATCCGGAGAACCTGCAGCGCTTGATCCAGTCGGAGACGTCGATCTTCGACATACTGCACGATTTCTTCTACCACTCGAACCGGGCCGTGTGCAATGCGGCGCTGGAGGTGTACGTGCGCCGCGCGTACACGTCGTACGAGCTGACCTGCCTGCAGCATCTCGAGCTGTCCGGGGAGGTGCCGCTGGTGCACTTCCAGTTCCTGCTACCGACGGCTCATCCGAATCGATACAA CTCGGAAGGTAACGATCCGGACGCCATTCCGGACTCGTTCATGCGCACTGGATGCATGGCTGCGTTCGATTCGTTCGAGCACTTCAATCAATATTCGGACGAAATACTGGACCTGCTGGAGGACTACGCGTCGCCGGTGTTTGTCAATCCGAAGGTGCTGGAGGCCGTCGATGGGGGCGATTCGGACCGCCGGATGAGCACATCCATTAACGTTTCGATTTCCGATCAGGTGAATCGTGCCGTTGAAAGTGAAGCTGCCGCAC CGAGGCCGTCGGATGCGATCCATATTTTGAGCATTGCCGTGCGTGACATGGGCGATATGGAGGACCATCAGATGGAGCAAGTGTTTGGTTCGTTCTGCAATCTGCACCGCGAGGAGCTGCTGAGCCGCCGTGTGAGACGCATCACCTTCGCTGCGTTGAAAAA GCGACAGTTCCCGAAGTTCTTCACCTACCGTGCGCGCGACCAGTTCGAGGAGGATCGCATCTACCGGCATCTCGAGCCGGCCTGCGCCTTCCAGCTGGAGCTGAACCGCATGAAAACGTACGACCTGGAGGCGCTGCCAACGGCCAACCAGAAGATGCACCTCTACCTCGGGCGGGCGAAGGTGCCGAAGGGCCAGGAGGTGACGGATTTCCGCTTCTTCATCCGGTCGATCATACGCCACTCGGACCTCATCACCAAGGAGGCGTCGTTCGAGTACCTGCAGAACGAGGGCGAACGGGTGCTGCTCGAGGCGATGGACGAGCTGGAGGTGGCGTTCTCCCATCCGCAGGCGAAGCGCACCGACTGCAACCACATCTTCCTCAACTTTGTCCCGACCGTCATCATGGATCCAGCCAAGATCGAGGAATCGGTCACGAAGATGGTGATGCGGTACGGGCCGCGACTCTGGAAGCTGCGCGTGCTGCAGGCCGAGCTGAAGATGGTCATCCGGCAGACGCCCCAGTCACCGACCACCTCGGTGCGGCTCTGCATTGCGAACGATTCCGGCTACTTCCTCGACATTGCCATGTACACCGAGGTGACGGATCCGGAGACGCACGTGATCAAGTTCCAGGCATACGGTAGCCGGCAGGGCCCGCTGCACGGCCTGCCCATCTCGTCCCCGTACATGACCAAAGATTTCCTGCAGCAGAAGCGCTTCCAGGCGCAGTCGAACGGCACGACGTACGTGTACGACATACCGGACATGTTCCGCCAGATGACGGAGCGGCTGTGGAAGGAGTTCTCCAAGGCGCGCCCCACCGAGGACATCCGCATCCCGGAGAAGATTCTGCTCGAGTGCAACGAGCTGGTGCTGAACGGCGACACCCTGGAGGAGATCCAGCGGCTGCCGGGCGAGAACAACGTCGGCATGGTGGCGTGGCGCATCGTGCTCGCGACGCCGGAGTTCGCCAACGGCCGCGAGATCATCGTCATCGCGAACGATCTGACCTATCTGATCGGGTCGTTCGGGCCGCAGGAGGATCTGCTGTTCTACAAGGCGTCCGAGCTGTCGCGTCAGCGCAAGTGTCCCCGCATCTACATCTCGGTCAACAGTGGGGCCCGCATCGGGCTGGCCGAGGAGGTGAAGTCGCTGTTCAAGGTCGCCTGGGAAGACCCGGAGGAGCCGGAGAAGGGCTTCAAGTATCTGTACCTCACCACGGACGATTACAGCAAGATCGCGAACAGCAACTCGGTGCGCGCGATACTGATCGAGGACGAGGGCGAGCCGCGCTACAAGATAACGGACATCATCGGCAAAACGGACGGGCTCGGGGTGGAAAACCTCCGGTACGCCGGCATGATTGCGGGCGAAACGTCCCGCGCGTACGAGGACGTGGTCACGATCTCGATGGTGACGTGCCGCACGATCGGCATCGGCTCGTACCTGGTGCGGCTCGGCCAGCGCGTCATCCAGATCGACAACTCGCACATCATCCTGACCGGCTTCGCCGCGCTGAACAAGCTGCTCGGCCGGAAGGTGTACGCGTCCAACAATCAGCTCGGCGGCATCCAGATCATGTACAACAACGGCGTCACGCACAAGACGGAAACGCTCGACCTGGACGGGGTGTACACGATCCTGCACTGGCTGTCGTATATTCCGAATGCGCGCGGCGGCATTCTGCCGATCGTGTCGCCGAGCGATCCGATCGAGCGTATGATCGACTTCACGCCCACCAAGGCACCGTACGATCCGCGCTGGATGCTGGCGGGACGGTACAACCCTGCCAATCCGTCCGACTGGGAGACGGGCTTCTTCGATCGCGGCACGTTCGCGGAAATAATGGAACCGTGGGCCCAGACGGTCGTGACGGGTCGGGCCAAGCTGGGCGGTATCCCGGTCGGGGTGATTGCGGTTGAGACGCGCACCGTCGAGGTGACCATACCGGCCGATCCGGCCAACCTGGACTCGGAGGCGAAAACGTTCCAGCAGGCCGGCCAGGTGTGGTTCCCGGACTCGTCGTTCAAGACGGCGCAGGCGATCAAGGACTTTGGGCGCGAAGAGCTGCCGCTAATTATCCTTGCCAACTGGCGCGGATTCTCCGGCGGACAGAAGG ATATGTACGAACAGATCGTCAAGTTTGGTGCTTACATTGTGGACGGCTTGCGGGAGTACAAGCAGCCCGTGATCGTCTATCTGCCCCCGAATGCCGAACTGCGGGGCGGTGCGTGGGCCGTGCTGGATCCAACCATCAATCCACGCTACATGGAAACGTACGCCGATCCGGAATCGCGCGCCGGTGTGCTCGAGCCGGAAGGTATCGTCGAGGTGAAGTACAAGGAGAAGGACATTGTGAAAACCATTCACCGTCTCGATCCGACCGTGCTGGAG CTCAAGAACCAGTTGGCTGCCGCGGGTGAAAACAAGGAGCTGGTGGCCGAACTGGAGAACAAAATCAAAGCCCGGACGAACGCGCTGCTGCAGAACTACCATCCGGTGGCGGTACACTTTGCCGACTTGCACGATACGCCCGAGCGAATGCTGGAGAAGGGCTGCATCAGTGAAATCGTGCCGTGGCGCAACTCGCGCACCTGGATCTACTGGCgcatgcggcggctgctgctggaggaacACTTCATCAAGCAGATCCTGGAGGCGCAGGAAGGTCTGTCGGTGGGTCAGGCGAAATCGATGCTGCGCAGATGGTTCGTGGAGGATATGGGAGCTACGGAG GCATACCGCTGGGAGGCAAACGAGTCAGCTGTGGAATGGTTGGAAAACCAGAAGCGTACCGACTCGACCGTGCTGCGCAATATCTACGCAGTGAAAAAGGACGCAATAATCTCACAAATTCAGGAATCATTAAGC GACTGTCCGGAAGCAGCGCTCGATGCGATAGTCGGTCTCTGTCAGTCTCTGTCGCCCGCACAGCGTGGCGAGGTGGTCAAAACGCTCGCTCAGCTAGATTTCAACGATAAGGAGCACACAAGCCTTGGATGA